A portion of the uncultured Draconibacterium sp. genome contains these proteins:
- a CDS encoding FKBP-type peptidyl-prolyl cis-trans isomerase, translated as MARREKKARSKGSAGNNRKSGEDFLQNNKQKTGVLETDSGLQYSIVEEKQGPKPGLFDTVKIHQRALLLDGKILEDTYRQNQPDEVKIDELIEGLQEGLLLMSIGSRYKFWVPADLAWGRKGTGNKIPPNAVLSFDIRLLEIC; from the coding sequence ATGGCGCGCAGAGAGAAAAAAGCACGAAGCAAAGGATCGGCCGGTAACAACCGAAAATCGGGCGAAGACTTTTTACAAAACAACAAGCAAAAAACAGGAGTTTTAGAAACTGATAGCGGTTTGCAATATTCAATTGTGGAAGAAAAACAAGGCCCGAAACCCGGACTTTTTGATACTGTAAAAATTCATCAACGTGCATTGCTTCTCGATGGAAAAATACTGGAAGATACCTACCGCCAAAACCAGCCCGACGAAGTTAAAATAGATGAACTGATTGAAGGATTACAGGAAGGACTACTGCTAATGAGTATTGGTAGCCGTTATAAATTCTGGGTGCCTGCCGACCTTGCCTGGGGGCGAAAAGGTACCGGAAATAAAATTCCACCAAATGCTGTTTTGAGCTTTGATATTCGTTTGCTGGAGATTTGCTGA
- a CDS encoding YkvA family protein produces the protein MDDKYSKYFTEQSLWEKLKKFGKTAGAKVVYAVLLLYYTFEDKSVGLKTKLSIAAALGYFILPTDAIVDLTPLIGFSDDLGVLLFTLSAVAGSITPEIKAKAREKLNDWFGEVNPDELKEIDNKTF, from the coding sequence ATGGACGACAAATATTCCAAATATTTCACCGAACAATCGCTGTGGGAAAAGCTTAAAAAGTTTGGCAAAACTGCCGGAGCAAAGGTTGTTTATGCTGTTTTGTTGCTTTACTACACTTTCGAAGACAAAAGTGTTGGCCTGAAAACAAAGCTCAGCATTGCAGCAGCGCTCGGGTATTTTATACTACCCACCGATGCCATTGTCGACCTCACTCCATTGATCGGCTTCAGCGACGATTTGGGCGTACTGCTTTTCACCCTCTCGGCGGTGGCAGGAAGTATTACCCCCGAAATTAAAGCCAAAGCACGCGAAAAACTCAACGATTGGTTTGGAGAAGTCAATCCCGACGAACTCAAAGAAATTGACAATAAGACTTTTTAG
- a CDS encoding MarC family protein, with protein sequence MTEFIRSILLLLVLLNPFLVIVYLIDIVQKLDNKQFKKVLLRAGLISCVAFCSFAVLGDRIFSDVFQVRFASFQLFGGIVFLLIGLQFVFRGPTAIEILRGESKHIAGAIAMPVLIGPGTISASVVIGKRNDILVSCAAIIVAVMLCILVLVLLKFLHDIIRQKREELIERYFDLAGRITALFVGSVAIEMIMAGMKSWLNLHWN encoded by the coding sequence ATGACTGAATTTATAAGATCCATACTGTTATTGCTCGTTTTATTAAACCCGTTTTTGGTAATCGTATATTTAATTGACATTGTACAAAAGCTAGATAATAAGCAATTTAAGAAGGTGCTTTTACGGGCCGGACTCATTTCGTGTGTTGCTTTCTGTAGTTTTGCCGTGTTGGGCGACAGAATATTTTCCGATGTATTTCAGGTGCGTTTTGCCTCGTTTCAGTTATTTGGAGGCATTGTTTTCCTACTGATCGGTCTTCAGTTTGTATTCCGTGGGCCAACTGCCATCGAAATTTTACGTGGCGAATCGAAACACATTGCCGGAGCTATTGCAATGCCGGTTTTAATTGGCCCGGGTACCATTAGTGCCAGTGTAGTTATTGGTAAACGCAACGATATATTGGTATCGTGTGCAGCTATTATTGTGGCAGTTATGCTGTGTATACTGGTTTTGGTGCTGTTAAAGTTTCTTCACGACATAATTCGTCAAAAACGCGAGGAGTTAATTGAACGTTACTTCGATTTAGCCGGACGTATAACCGCATTGTTTGTGGGATCGGTGGCCATAGAGATGATAATGGCAGGGATGAAATCGTGGTTAAATCTGCATTGGAATTAG
- a CDS encoding type III pantothenate kinase, with protein sequence MNLVIDIGNTRTKYSVCTKSEVVRTVSVDAFSPSLISTLQQEYEGLDSAILSSVKDYSDELKTALSEQFDLFIELDATTPLPVENCYESKETLGKDRIAAIVGAFELYPKTNVLVIDAGTAITYDLLTAEGLYLGGNISPGLEMRFRALNQFTGKLPKVEKGVMKELIGKTTEQAIRAGVQHGMMFEVDHAITSFKENYNNLKVIMTGGDAEFFDKKLKNSFFVHFNLTSIGLNRILQHNGESK encoded by the coding sequence ATGAATCTTGTAATAGATATAGGCAATACACGAACAAAGTATTCAGTTTGTACGAAAAGCGAGGTGGTGAGAACGGTATCGGTTGATGCCTTTTCGCCTTCTTTAATCAGTACTTTACAACAAGAATACGAGGGGTTGGATAGTGCAATTCTGTCGTCGGTAAAAGATTATTCCGATGAATTAAAAACTGCCCTTTCCGAACAGTTCGATCTGTTTATTGAGCTGGACGCGACAACGCCTTTGCCTGTAGAAAACTGTTACGAGTCGAAAGAGACACTTGGTAAAGACCGCATTGCGGCAATTGTAGGAGCATTCGAGCTGTATCCCAAAACAAATGTTTTGGTTATTGATGCCGGCACTGCAATTACCTACGATTTATTAACCGCCGAAGGGTTATACCTGGGCGGAAATATCTCGCCTGGTTTAGAGATGCGTTTCAGAGCATTAAACCAGTTTACAGGAAAACTTCCGAAAGTAGAAAAGGGAGTTATGAAAGAACTAATTGGAAAAACAACCGAGCAGGCAATTAGGGCCGGTGTACAACACGGCATGATGTTCGAAGTAGACCATGCAATTACCTCATTTAAGGAAAATTATAATAATTTAAAAGTTATTATGACCGGGGGCGATGCCGAATTTTTTGATAAGAAATTAAAAAATTCTTTCTTTGTACACTTTAATTTAACCAGCATAGGTTTAAACCGCATTTTACAACATAATGGGGAGAGTAAGTAG
- a CDS encoding peptidylprolyl isomerase: MATLQTIRTKAGLLVAIVIGLSLAAFILGDLLQGGSSMFQRNRLEVGVIDGESIQYPEFQQEVEELGEIFKQNYGQNQLDDNTWAQVREQAWQRKIAEIVMGETYEDLGIEVSSEELFDMLQGSNPHQIVRQIFSNPETGQFDRNAVVRFLKNLETGAVAADQRAYWLNIEQQIVEERTQGKYTNMVAKGMYITNEQAQASATAGSKSVNFDYIALPHNTVADEDVTVTDKDLRDYYNAHQEQYDSEASRRIEYITYPVEPSDKDFADAEEWITDIKADFQETDNTIQFVDTNSDVAFTDEWDKKDDLPEAVGAWIFDEGAEVGEVYGPYKEGESFTLAKLYKSEMMPDSVEARHILLQVTTQAEVIAAQQLADSLKTMIENGADFAELARTNSADQGSAINGGDLGWFQRGQMVKPFENAAFNNTTDSVTIVASQFGIHLIQTTKRGKLTPQVQVAYLTRNVEPSTRTYQNVYAQASQFVGENETSEAFNTAISEQGLTKRVANVSENQRTIVGLENPRPLIRAAFEADVNDILTNNQDSRIFELGDNFVIAVLAGITEKGIAPFENVKARVELAVTKEKKAELLVEKAKAALSDNADLAGAAAALDTEVQTANAVNFNSFSIPGMGLEPAVIGTVGALDVDEVSAPIEGNNGVYIVMPTAVNEGVGVDVAAEKRRLAQTNNYRVGSEVFTVHRNSVEIEDKRAKFY; the protein is encoded by the coding sequence ATGGCAACGTTACAAACAATCAGAACGAAAGCAGGATTATTGGTAGCAATTGTAATCGGTTTATCATTGGCAGCATTTATCCTTGGTGATTTATTACAAGGTGGTTCGTCAATGTTTCAAAGAAACCGCTTAGAAGTTGGAGTAATTGACGGAGAATCAATACAATATCCTGAATTTCAGCAAGAGGTAGAGGAGTTAGGAGAAATATTCAAACAAAACTACGGGCAAAATCAGTTAGATGATAATACCTGGGCACAGGTTCGCGAGCAGGCTTGGCAAAGAAAAATCGCCGAGATCGTGATGGGAGAAACATATGAAGATCTTGGAATTGAAGTTAGTTCAGAAGAATTATTCGATATGCTTCAGGGATCAAACCCACACCAAATTGTTCGTCAGATTTTTAGTAATCCGGAAACCGGTCAGTTCGATCGTAATGCAGTGGTTCGTTTTCTGAAAAACCTTGAAACCGGTGCAGTTGCAGCCGATCAGCGTGCTTATTGGTTAAACATTGAGCAGCAAATTGTTGAAGAGCGCACACAAGGCAAATACACCAATATGGTTGCAAAAGGTATGTACATTACCAACGAGCAGGCGCAAGCCAGTGCAACCGCCGGAAGTAAATCGGTTAATTTCGATTACATCGCTCTGCCACACAATACTGTTGCCGACGAAGATGTTACAGTAACTGATAAAGATTTAAGAGACTATTATAACGCTCACCAGGAACAGTACGATTCGGAAGCAAGCAGAAGAATTGAATACATTACTTATCCGGTTGAACCATCGGATAAAGATTTTGCTGATGCAGAAGAGTGGATAACCGACATAAAAGCTGATTTTCAGGAAACTGATAATACCATTCAGTTTGTTGATACAAATTCAGATGTTGCTTTTACTGATGAATGGGATAAAAAAGACGATCTGCCGGAAGCTGTTGGTGCCTGGATTTTTGATGAAGGTGCTGAAGTAGGAGAGGTATATGGTCCGTATAAAGAAGGTGAGTCGTTTACACTTGCAAAATTATACAAATCAGAAATGATGCCCGACTCGGTTGAGGCACGTCATATTTTATTACAGGTAACAACACAAGCCGAAGTAATTGCTGCTCAGCAGTTAGCCGACAGCTTAAAAACAATGATTGAAAACGGTGCTGACTTTGCCGAATTGGCACGTACAAATTCTGCCGATCAGGGATCAGCAATTAACGGTGGAGATTTAGGTTGGTTCCAACGCGGACAAATGGTGAAACCTTTTGAAAATGCAGCTTTCAATAATACTACTGATAGTGTAACTATTGTTGCATCACAATTCGGAATTCACCTGATACAAACTACAAAACGCGGAAAACTGACACCTCAGGTGCAGGTAGCTTACCTTACCCGCAACGTTGAGCCAAGTACCAGAACATACCAAAATGTGTATGCACAGGCAAGCCAATTTGTTGGCGAAAATGAAACTAGCGAAGCATTTAATACAGCAATAAGCGAGCAAGGACTTACAAAACGAGTTGCAAATGTTAGCGAAAATCAACGTACAATCGTTGGATTAGAAAATCCACGTCCGTTGATTAGAGCTGCTTTTGAAGCCGACGTTAACGATATACTTACAAATAACCAGGATTCGCGTATTTTCGAACTGGGCGATAATTTTGTGATCGCTGTTCTTGCAGGAATTACTGAAAAAGGCATTGCACCGTTTGAAAACGTAAAAGCACGTGTTGAGTTGGCAGTAACCAAAGAGAAAAAAGCAGAATTGCTGGTTGAAAAGGCAAAAGCAGCCTTGAGTGATAATGCAGATTTGGCTGGTGCTGCTGCAGCTCTTGATACTGAGGTACAAACCGCAAATGCCGTAAACTTTAACTCTTTCTCAATTCCGGGAATGGGATTAGAACCTGCAGTAATTGGTACCGTAGGAGCACTTGACGTTGATGAAGTGTCCGCACCAATCGAAGGAAACAACGGCGTATACATTGTTATGCCAACTGCGGTTAACGAAGGTGTTGGTGTTGACGTGGCCGCCGAGAAAAGACGTTTGGCACAAACAAATAATTACCGGGTTGGATCGGAAGTATTTACCGTACATCGTAACTCAGTAGAAATCGAAGACAAAAGAGCGAAATTCTATTAG
- a CDS encoding cytidylate kinase family protein has translation MLRNKLLIRIITFGIGLFVMAFGVALSVKADLGVSPISCIPYVYSLKIPFTLGQLTIVFNLFLMVLQMAVLRKNYRVLQLIQLPVVFAFGMFIDLAMNMVTFISVSNYAWKVFWCLLSCVILAFGVFLEVKAKITYLPGEGLAMAIAETFKKEFGKAKIGVDSAMVVVGIVSSFLFLNQLFGIREGTVVAAILVGFIAKFYGRKLQFVDAWLSVNEPKEEVEELSKHNVVITISREYGSGGHEIGKRLAERLGIAFYDKNLIDITAKESGYTADYISKNEQKLAHSLLFELYEQNYAYVSEKQPPLDTLFLVQSKIIREIAAKESCVIVGRCANFVLKDKPKCFNVFVHADKKYRKRRITGNYGIHASVTDHELEKTDRERANYCLHFTGKNWRDAANYNLTVDSSLIDANTIVNTIITAVEKE, from the coding sequence ATGTTAAGAAATAAACTATTAATCCGAATCATTACTTTCGGTATTGGCCTGTTTGTAATGGCTTTTGGCGTGGCACTATCGGTGAAAGCCGATTTGGGCGTTTCACCAATCTCGTGCATTCCCTATGTGTATAGCCTGAAAATACCATTTACCCTGGGACAGCTAACCATTGTTTTCAACCTGTTTTTAATGGTGTTACAAATGGCTGTTTTGCGTAAAAATTATCGAGTGTTGCAGCTCATTCAGTTGCCGGTAGTTTTTGCTTTTGGTATGTTTATCGATTTGGCCATGAATATGGTAACTTTTATAAGCGTGTCGAATTATGCATGGAAAGTATTTTGGTGTTTGCTAAGTTGTGTGATTTTGGCTTTTGGAGTTTTTCTTGAAGTAAAAGCTAAAATTACGTATTTGCCCGGCGAAGGACTGGCAATGGCAATTGCCGAAACCTTTAAAAAGGAGTTTGGAAAAGCAAAAATTGGTGTCGATAGTGCGATGGTCGTTGTGGGAATTGTAAGTTCATTTCTTTTTCTGAATCAATTGTTTGGTATTCGCGAAGGAACGGTTGTTGCAGCAATTTTAGTAGGATTTATTGCTAAATTCTACGGTCGAAAATTACAGTTTGTTGATGCTTGGCTAAGCGTTAATGAGCCTAAAGAAGAAGTTGAAGAGCTTTCAAAACATAACGTGGTAATTACCATTTCGAGGGAATATGGCAGTGGCGGACACGAAATTGGAAAACGACTTGCTGAAAGACTTGGAATAGCATTTTACGACAAAAACCTGATTGATATTACTGCTAAAGAAAGTGGTTATACTGCCGATTACATTAGCAAAAATGAGCAGAAACTGGCCCACTCGCTACTGTTTGAGTTGTACGAGCAAAACTATGCTTACGTAAGTGAAAAACAACCGCCGCTTGATACCTTGTTCCTGGTGCAAAGTAAAATTATTCGCGAGATTGCTGCAAAAGAATCCTGTGTAATTGTGGGGCGCTGTGCCAACTTTGTGCTGAAAGACAAGCCGAAATGCTTCAATGTGTTTGTTCATGCTGATAAAAAATACCGCAAGCGCAGGATCACAGGCAACTATGGTATTCATGCTTCAGTTACCGATCATGAGTTGGAGAAAACAGACCGCGAACGTGCTAACTATTGTTTGCATTTTACCGGAAAAAACTGGCGCGATGCTGCCAATTACAACCTCACAGTTGATAGTTCTTTAATTGATGCAAATACAATTGTAAATACCATTATAACTGCCGTTGAAAAGGAATAA
- the nadC gene encoding carboxylating nicotinate-nucleotide diphosphorylase — MMDEKTLKSAEVLFDMAYAEDIGDGDITTNNLIDSNDVKTAQFVAKEEGVVAGLEVAEMVFRKFDKDLVWNVYMPDGTHVVPGDIIAEFKGNYRALLTGERKALNFLQRLSGIASYANLCMKEIEGTKVEILDTRKTLPGYRYLDKYAVRMGGASNHRFGLYDMVMIKDNHIQVAGSITKAVEAIRKKIPKSIKIEVETTTIDQVKEALAADVDIIMLDNMRSSMMKECVDIIDRRAKIEASGNMTIKRISKVAHTGVDYISIGALTHSVKALDISQRIID, encoded by the coding sequence ATGATGGATGAGAAAACATTAAAGTCGGCCGAAGTTTTATTCGACATGGCTTACGCCGAAGATATCGGCGACGGAGACATAACTACCAACAACCTTATTGATAGTAACGATGTAAAAACAGCGCAGTTTGTTGCAAAAGAAGAGGGTGTGGTTGCCGGTTTGGAGGTAGCAGAAATGGTTTTCAGAAAATTCGACAAAGACCTTGTTTGGAATGTATACATGCCCGATGGAACGCACGTGGTGCCCGGCGATATTATTGCCGAGTTTAAAGGAAACTATCGTGCCTTGTTAACGGGCGAAAGAAAAGCACTTAACTTTTTGCAGCGTTTGTCGGGTATTGCAAGTTATGCAAACCTTTGTATGAAAGAAATTGAAGGTACAAAAGTTGAAATTCTGGATACCAGAAAAACATTGCCCGGATACCGCTACCTCGATAAATACGCGGTTCGTATGGGAGGTGCATCAAACCACCGTTTTGGATTGTACGACATGGTAATGATTAAAGATAACCACATTCAGGTGGCCGGAAGCATTACAAAAGCTGTTGAAGCTATTCGCAAGAAAATTCCAAAAAGTATCAAGATCGAGGTGGAAACCACAACCATCGACCAGGTAAAAGAAGCACTGGCTGCCGACGTTGATATTATCATGCTCGACAATATGCGTTCGTCGATGATGAAAGAGTGTGTTGATATTATCGATCGTCGTGCCAAAATTGAAGCATCTGGAAATATGACCATCAAACGTATTAGCAAAGTTGCGCATACCGGAGTTGATTATATTTCGATTGGTGCATTAACACATTCGGTAAAAGCACTCGACATCAGTCAGCGCATTATTGATTAA
- a CDS encoding methyltransferase domain-containing protein — MKQLQQFFQDKTVHTLLDVGTGSGSFITVLKETFKHTRFTGIDPDMPSLEEAAKAHPDAEFKSMTGGQLEFPDSTFDAASISMAMHHLPDVQQTFKEMQRVVKPGGWIIINELFSNNLNSAQEVHKSMHHFRSTIDRLNGVCHNETFTREEILHHIEKAGLKICETFNQQKPHQEPSPEEITERKEKLTEMLNQVKDKPEYNELKQQIPEIEKALKQHGFQMATRVVVVAKVLKD, encoded by the coding sequence ATGAAACAATTACAACAGTTCTTTCAGGATAAAACAGTACATACGCTGCTAGATGTTGGAACAGGCAGCGGAAGTTTTATTACGGTTCTAAAAGAGACATTTAAGCACACAAGATTCACTGGAATTGATCCGGACATGCCTTCGCTTGAAGAAGCGGCAAAAGCTCATCCTGATGCAGAATTTAAAAGTATGACCGGCGGGCAACTGGAATTCCCTGATTCAACTTTTGATGCAGCAAGTATTTCAATGGCCATGCACCATTTACCCGATGTGCAACAAACTTTTAAAGAAATGCAGCGCGTTGTAAAACCAGGTGGCTGGATTATTATAAACGAACTGTTTAGCAACAACCTGAATTCAGCGCAGGAAGTTCACAAAAGCATGCACCATTTCAGAAGTACGATTGACCGGCTAAACGGTGTTTGCCACAACGAAACGTTTACACGAGAAGAAATTCTCCACCATATTGAAAAAGCAGGACTAAAAATATGTGAAACTTTTAACCAGCAAAAACCCCATCAGGAACCAAGCCCTGAAGAAATTACCGAACGTAAAGAAAAACTTACAGAAATGCTCAATCAGGTTAAAGACAAACCTGAATATAATGAGCTGAAACAGCAAATTCCGGAAATTGAAAAGGCGTTGAAACAGCATGGTTTTCAGATGGCAACACGAGTAGTTGTGGTTGCAAAAGTGTTGAAAGATTGA
- a CDS encoding sulfite exporter TauE/SafE family protein, producing the protein MLELDFSILQWALLAVCGMLIGMSKVGVPGVSMLVVPTLALIFGGKASTGILLPMLMMADLFGVGYYHRHAEWKYLWKLLPWAFLGIGIALWVGEVVNDTWFKNIIAILVFLCIGLMLWRDRKKGQNLFPDTWWFSAMMGVLGGFATMIGNVAGPIFAIYLLAMHLPKNSFIGTGAWFFLIVNFSKFPLHIFVWKTINWNTLTLDLMLLPAIAIGAFAGIKLVQKISDKLYRTAVIIVTALSAFLLLI; encoded by the coding sequence ATGCTCGAACTTGACTTTTCAATTCTACAATGGGCTCTGTTGGCTGTGTGTGGCATGCTAATTGGCATGTCGAAAGTTGGTGTGCCCGGAGTTTCAATGCTGGTAGTACCAACTCTGGCATTAATTTTTGGAGGAAAAGCCTCCACCGGAATTCTACTCCCCATGTTAATGATGGCCGATTTGTTTGGCGTTGGCTACTATCATCGTCATGCCGAATGGAAATACCTGTGGAAATTACTCCCGTGGGCCTTTTTGGGAATTGGCATTGCACTGTGGGTTGGCGAAGTAGTAAACGACACCTGGTTTAAAAACATTATTGCCATTTTGGTTTTTCTGTGTATAGGGCTTATGCTGTGGCGCGACCGCAAAAAAGGACAAAATCTTTTTCCCGATACCTGGTGGTTTTCAGCAATGATGGGTGTTTTAGGTGGTTTTGCAACAATGATTGGCAATGTGGCAGGCCCCATCTTTGCCATTTATTTATTGGCAATGCATTTACCCAAAAACAGTTTTATCGGCACCGGCGCTTGGTTTTTTCTCATTGTTAATTTCTCGAAATTTCCCTTGCACATTTTCGTTTGGAAAACCATTAACTGGAATACCTTAACACTGGATTTAATGCTTCTGCCCGCCATCGCTATCGGGGCATTTGCCGGCATTAAACTGGTACAGAAAATATCTGATAAATTATATCGAACCGCTGTAATAATCGTAACTGCCCTTTCGGCATTTTTACTCTTAATTTAA
- a CDS encoding hemolysin family protein, producing the protein MNPYLLILLTIILSAFFSGMEIAFVSANKLRLELDKQSDPFSSKLLKFLTRNGGQYIATMLVGNNIALVVYGIAFAAVLEPVLLHSIQSDLVVLLLQTIISTFVILLFAEFLPKTLFRIFPNTLLNIFSLPLAFFYVVFFPVTRFSMGITNFILRNIFNTEPGNEDKNKVFRRIDLDEFIKENDSPNSEKKEIIETEIKLFKNALDFSKIKLREVMIPRTEIAMMETGASINELRQKFVETGYSRILIFNESIDNIIGYVHSSMLFKNPQTIDPFIKNVLIVPETMPANKLLSTFIQEHRSIAIVVDEFGGTAGMVTSEDILEEIFGEIEDEHDIKDIVEKKITDTEFIFSARAEIDMLNEKYFLDLPENEEFETLAGFILFNYESIPKVNSIIKIEKFQFKILKATNTKIELVKLKLLDD; encoded by the coding sequence ATGAACCCATATTTGCTGATTCTGCTAACGATCATTCTCTCAGCCTTTTTTTCAGGAATGGAGATTGCTTTTGTTTCAGCGAATAAATTACGCCTCGAGCTGGATAAACAATCTGATCCTTTTAGCTCGAAATTATTGAAGTTTTTAACCCGAAACGGAGGACAATACATCGCAACAATGTTAGTGGGCAACAACATTGCACTGGTGGTTTATGGTATTGCTTTTGCCGCTGTTTTAGAACCCGTTTTGCTTCATTCAATCCAATCCGACCTGGTGGTTTTGCTCTTGCAAACAATCATTTCAACTTTTGTAATTTTATTGTTTGCTGAGTTTTTGCCCAAAACATTATTCCGGATTTTCCCGAATACTTTGCTCAATATTTTCTCTTTGCCACTGGCCTTTTTTTATGTGGTGTTCTTTCCGGTTACCCGGTTTTCGATGGGTATAACCAACTTTATTCTTCGAAATATTTTTAATACCGAACCCGGAAACGAGGATAAAAACAAGGTATTTCGCAGGATTGACCTTGATGAGTTTATAAAAGAAAACGACAGCCCAAATTCGGAAAAGAAAGAAATTATTGAAACCGAAATAAAGTTGTTTAAGAATGCACTCGATTTCTCGAAAATAAAACTTCGCGAAGTAATGATTCCGCGTACTGAAATTGCAATGATGGAAACCGGGGCATCGATTAACGAGTTGCGACAAAAGTTTGTAGAAACAGGTTACTCTCGAATACTGATTTTTAACGAAAGTATCGATAATATTATTGGCTACGTTCATTCGTCAATGTTGTTTAAAAATCCACAAACCATAGATCCGTTTATAAAAAATGTACTGATTGTTCCGGAAACCATGCCGGCAAACAAATTGTTGAGCACTTTTATTCAGGAACATCGCAGCATTGCAATTGTGGTAGATGAATTTGGAGGAACAGCTGGAATGGTAACCAGCGAAGATATTCTGGAAGAGATTTTTGGCGAAATTGAAGATGAGCATGATATAAAAGATATTGTTGAAAAGAAGATTACAGACACAGAATTTATTTTTTCGGCACGTGCAGAGATTGATATGCTGAATGAAAAGTATTTTCTTGATTTGCCCGAAAATGAAGAGTTTGAAACACTAGCCGGATTTATTCTTTTCAACTACGAAAGCATCCCGAAAGTAAACAGCATTATAAAAATCGAAAAATTCCAGTTCAAAATACTAAAGGCAACCAATACCAAAATTGAATTGGTGAAACTCAAACTTCTGGACGATTAA
- the lptC gene encoding LPS export ABC transporter periplasmic protein LptC yields the protein MKVQKFVSNIVQLIKTFRIAVPVLGTAILFFACKQNDIEKIKAFSTPENLPILEATDFETLSTDSGTIRFSLKAKKLLRFDNDGKIFHEFPEGLLLIKYDEHQKIISSIQADYAKEFIKEEKWEAKNNVIVTNEKGDSLKTEHLIWDEKNGTIFTEEYVKIISADKVITGTGLTSDQNMQNWKIKNPKGVIYVAVDNKSQPKPTENNGDSLATEPDDPVISTTPKREKLNFN from the coding sequence ATGAAAGTACAAAAGTTCGTTTCTAATATAGTACAACTTATTAAAACATTTCGTATTGCAGTTCCCGTGCTGGGAACTGCAATACTTTTCTTTGCCTGTAAGCAAAACGACATTGAAAAGATAAAAGCTTTTAGTACCCCCGAAAATCTGCCGATTTTAGAGGCAACAGACTTCGAAACACTTTCAACCGACTCTGGGACAATACGTTTTTCGTTAAAAGCTAAAAAATTATTGCGTTTCGATAACGATGGAAAAATCTTTCACGAATTTCCCGAAGGATTATTACTCATTAAATACGATGAGCATCAGAAAATAATTTCCAGCATTCAGGCCGATTATGCCAAGGAGTTTATAAAAGAGGAAAAATGGGAGGCCAAAAACAACGTAATTGTTACCAACGAAAAAGGCGATTCGCTTAAAACCGAGCATTTAATCTGGGACGAAAAGAATGGTACTATTTTTACTGAAGAGTATGTGAAAATTATTAGTGCCGATAAAGTTATTACCGGTACTGGATTAACCTCGGACCAGAACATGCAAAACTGGAAAATAAAAAATCCAAAAGGTGTTATTTATGTCGCAGTAGATAATAAAAGCCAACCGAAACCAACAGAAAACAATGGTGATAGTTTGGCAACAGAACCTGACGACCCGGTAATTTCGACAACACCCAAAAGAGAAAAACTAAACTTTAACTAG